A stretch of Clostridium sp. BJN0001 DNA encodes these proteins:
- a CDS encoding flagellar assembly protein A: MSLIFKGKTVNECLNKASAQLNISTNDLKYKVLKEEKLFFKKSAEIEIIEDEHVNTKENNVKIINKEKYGITVKNGQIIVKNDPNKGNEFFKIKPCENLKLFINDKECDNQTEVTGSDNIRYEIEDSLEEKISKKVSVEKNNMGAYLTLNYIPSKTYKLKDTSYSKDLVLELIITEKKYPKKYDNKEIEEFLNKSGIKNGILKDKISGIAHSKDYTFNHVLVAKGTPKIDDEPIKVKMIHEDRNIINDIADNEKIDFKGIHKIGIVKKGDIVAEKVHGKEGSDGFDVYGNVIKRKPATDIKMVAGPGTKLEEDKIIAIFEGRPERSGNVFSVKKIYEVQNVDLKTGNIDFIGDVNILGNVSIGMSVKADSNVKLYGNADSCKIEAGGKVEILGSLLNSTVNSGINDVYNKNYLDNLSILYKAVEEIILSLKQIRETNMFKDKRVGEIVKVLIETKLKKLPDICKKIIEYNIHKHDNQNVISIFAYNKLIGNGPLKIESGTELVQFNSKIQKEIDRIKELAFNPSDIDLSYIQACNINSSGNVNITGKGQYVSNITSLYDINFIQNGSVCRGGVLKAGGQINLKTVGSVAGVLTRLIVPKDGRIKAEVAYNNTEFCFGEKRMVLDVSSKNLEAYLDKTGDIQIDKLLL, encoded by the coding sequence ATGTCACTTATATTTAAAGGGAAAACAGTAAACGAATGTTTAAATAAAGCTTCAGCTCAACTTAATATAAGTACGAATGATTTAAAATATAAAGTTCTAAAAGAAGAAAAGTTATTTTTTAAAAAAAGTGCAGAGATAGAGATTATAGAAGATGAGCATGTAAATACTAAAGAAAATAATGTAAAGATTATCAATAAAGAAAAGTATGGAATTACAGTTAAAAATGGACAAATAATTGTAAAAAATGATCCAAATAAGGGGAATGAGTTTTTCAAAATAAAACCATGTGAAAATTTAAAACTCTTTATAAATGATAAAGAATGTGATAATCAGACTGAAGTTACAGGCAGCGATAATATAAGATATGAAATTGAAGATTCACTAGAAGAAAAGATTTCAAAAAAAGTTTCAGTTGAGAAAAACAATATGGGAGCTTATCTCACGTTAAATTATATTCCATCAAAAACGTATAAACTGAAAGATACATCATATTCAAAAGATCTCGTACTTGAACTTATTATTACTGAAAAAAAATATCCTAAAAAGTATGATAATAAAGAAATTGAAGAGTTTTTAAATAAAAGTGGCATAAAAAATGGAATATTAAAAGATAAAATTTCAGGTATTGCCCATTCTAAAGATTACACTTTTAATCATGTTTTAGTTGCAAAAGGCACACCCAAGATAGATGATGAACCTATAAAAGTAAAAATGATCCATGAAGATAGAAATATTATAAATGATATTGCAGATAATGAAAAAATAGATTTTAAAGGAATCCATAAGATTGGAATAGTAAAAAAAGGTGACATAGTGGCTGAAAAGGTACACGGAAAAGAAGGTTCTGATGGATTCGATGTTTATGGAAATGTAATAAAGAGGAAACCTGCAACAGATATAAAAATGGTAGCAGGTCCTGGAACAAAACTTGAAGAAGATAAGATAATTGCAATATTTGAAGGAAGACCAGAAAGAAGTGGAAATGTATTTTCTGTAAAAAAGATATACGAAGTTCAAAATGTTGATTTAAAGACAGGGAATATTGATTTTATAGGTGATGTAAATATACTTGGAAATGTAAGTATAGGAATGAGTGTTAAAGCTGATAGTAATGTAAAGCTTTATGGAAATGCAGATTCATGTAAAATTGAAGCTGGAGGGAAAGTAGAAATACTTGGAAGCCTTCTTAATTCTACTGTGAATTCAGGAATAAATGATGTTTATAATAAAAATTATTTGGACAACCTCTCTATACTTTATAAGGCAGTTGAGGAGATTATTTTATCGCTAAAACAGATAAGAGAAACAAATATGTTTAAGGATAAAAGAGTAGGCGAAATTGTAAAGGTATTAATAGAAACAAAACTAAAGAAATTACCTGATATATGTAAAAAGATTATTGAGTATAATATTCATAAACATGATAATCAAAATGTAATTTCTATTTTTGCTTATAATAAACTTATTGGAAATGGACCACTTAAAATAGAGAGTGGAACAGAACTTGTTCAATTTAATAGTAAGATTCAAAAAGAGATTGATAGAATAAAAGAACTTGCATTTAATCCGTCAGACATAGATCTTTCATATATTCAAGCGTGCAATATAAATTCTTCTGGAAATGTTAATATTACAGGAAAAGGACAATATGTATCTAATATAACATCACTTTATGATATTAATTTTATTCAGAATGGTTCTGTATGCAGAGGTGGAGTTTTAAAAGCTGGTGGACAAATAAATCTTAAAACTGTAGGAAGTGTTGCTGGAGTTTTAACAAGACTTATAGTTCCTAAAGATGGTAGAATTAAAGCTGAAGTTGCGTATAATAATACGGAATTTTGTTTTGGAGAAAAAAGAATGGTACTAGATGTTTCCTCAAAAAATCTTGAGGCATATCTAGATAAAACAGGTGATATTCAAATCGATAAATTATTACTATGA
- a CDS encoding chemotaxis protein CheC, whose amino-acid sequence MDNIELNTMQLDALKEVSNIGAGNAATSLSMLLGKTIDMTVPAVNIISLQDIFDQNGEDLVCGIIVRVLGSIEGNVLIVFDKETAEDIVKRLTNGESEITSDMGQSVLCEIANIISGSYMNAIAKLTNLLITPSVPAVSYDMLGAILSTSFIEADQYDEQILDIETVFLNQNKENIGGHFYYIPKPGSLDKILKSIGIN is encoded by the coding sequence ATGGATAATATAGAATTAAATACAATGCAGCTTGATGCTTTAAAAGAAGTATCTAATATAGGAGCAGGAAATGCAGCTACATCGCTTTCTATGCTTCTTGGAAAAACAATTGATATGACTGTTCCAGCTGTTAATATTATTTCTCTTCAAGACATTTTTGATCAAAATGGGGAAGACCTTGTTTGTGGCATAATAGTAAGAGTACTCGGAAGTATTGAAGGAAATGTTCTAATAGTATTTGATAAAGAGACAGCAGAAGATATTGTAAAGAGGCTTACTAATGGGGAAAGTGAAATTACAAGTGACATGGGTCAATCGGTATTATGTGAAATAGCAAATATTATATCAGGTTCATATATGAATGCAATTGCTAAGCTTACGAATTTATTAATAACTCCATCAGTGCCTGCTGTAAGTTATGATATGCTCGGAGCAATATTAAGCACTTCTTTTATAGAGGCAGATCAGTATGATGAACAGATATTAGATATTGAAACAGTATTTTTAAATCAGAATAAAGAAAATATTGGAGGACATTTTTATTATATTCCTAAGCCTGGTTCGCTTGATAAAATATTAAAATCTATAGGAATAAATTAA
- a CDS encoding chemotaxis protein CheA, translated as MDTSQYMSMFIEESLDNLQTLNESLLDLEQNPEDIDKVNAIFRVAHTIKGMAATMGFTDVAELTHKMEDVLAEFRSGELKVTQDVVTVLFDCLDTLEKMIDNIQEESDDKVDIDPIMKKLEKIADDNKGQRGEKPENKKEPEKEAVQEEKKDEDDFVLNEYDISVIKQANEKGFTALSVDVSISKNTLLKSARAFLIVKDLEDTGEIIKSDPPTEEIENEEFGFELKFVLVTKNTKEEIEQVVEGISEVTNVKVEVINAEEIEKQRKDASDKAKAEAQDKKADEPKKEEKPKVTKAKKPVEKKPSKKSGKKVHQSVRVDLERIDNLMNMVSELVIYRTRLEQIVSDHKSPELSETLEQIGRTTSDLQDLVMKIRMLPLDIVFNRFPRMIRDISVELNKKINFVIEGADTELDRTVIDEIGEPLIHLLRNAADHGVESKEDRLAQGKTPVGTVKLVAYQEGTKALIKVIDDGAGINLEKVKEKAEQKGINTDGMSDNDIKNLIFAQGFSTNEVVTDISGRGVGMDVVKTKIAALGGTVDLYSEEGKGSTFTIKLPLTLQIIQALLVKVGEDTLAISLGFIDRVIDYKEENIKRTNGKEVIVYRENVIPLVRLNERLNIESGETNKKFVIIVNVGDKTIGLLVDSLMGQQEIVIKPLGKTLKNLDEYIGATILGNGLVTLILDVGALL; from the coding sequence ATGGATACATCTCAATATATGTCAATGTTTATTGAAGAATCATTAGATAATCTTCAAACTCTTAATGAATCTTTACTTGATTTGGAGCAAAATCCAGAAGATATTGATAAAGTTAATGCAATTTTTAGAGTAGCTCATACAATAAAAGGTATGGCTGCAACTATGGGTTTCACTGATGTTGCTGAATTAACACATAAAATGGAAGATGTACTTGCAGAATTTAGATCAGGGGAATTAAAAGTAACTCAAGATGTTGTAACTGTATTATTTGATTGTCTAGATACTCTTGAAAAAATGATAGATAATATTCAAGAAGAATCAGACGATAAAGTTGATATAGATCCAATAATGAAAAAGCTTGAAAAAATAGCAGATGATAATAAAGGACAAAGAGGAGAAAAGCCTGAAAATAAAAAAGAGCCTGAAAAAGAAGCTGTACAGGAAGAAAAGAAAGATGAAGATGATTTTGTACTTAATGAGTATGATATTTCTGTAATAAAGCAGGCAAATGAAAAAGGCTTTACTGCATTAAGTGTAGATGTAAGCATAAGTAAAAACACACTCCTTAAATCTGCAAGAGCATTTTTAATCGTTAAAGATCTTGAAGATACTGGAGAAATAATTAAATCAGATCCACCAACAGAAGAAATTGAAAATGAAGAATTTGGATTTGAATTAAAATTTGTTCTAGTAACTAAGAATACTAAAGAGGAAATTGAACAAGTTGTAGAAGGTATTTCTGAAGTAACAAACGTAAAAGTAGAAGTAATAAATGCAGAGGAAATAGAAAAACAGCGTAAAGATGCAAGTGATAAAGCTAAAGCTGAAGCACAGGATAAAAAAGCTGATGAACCTAAAAAGGAAGAAAAACCAAAGGTCACAAAAGCTAAGAAACCTGTTGAAAAGAAACCATCTAAAAAATCAGGAAAGAAAGTTCATCAGTCAGTAAGAGTAGATCTTGAAAGAATAGATAATCTTATGAACATGGTATCAGAGCTTGTTATTTATAGAACAAGACTTGAACAAATAGTATCTGATCATAAGTCACCTGAACTTAGTGAAACTCTTGAGCAGATAGGAAGAACTACTTCTGATCTTCAAGACTTAGTAATGAAGATAAGAATGCTTCCACTTGACATAGTATTTAATAGATTCCCAAGAATGATAAGAGATATATCTGTAGAACTAAATAAGAAGATTAACTTTGTTATAGAAGGTGCTGATACTGAACTTGATAGAACAGTAATAGATGAAATTGGAGAACCTTTAATCCATCTTCTTAGAAATGCAGCAGATCATGGTGTTGAGTCTAAAGAAGACAGACTTGCACAAGGAAAGACACCTGTTGGAACAGTTAAACTTGTAGCTTATCAAGAAGGAACTAAGGCACTTATAAAAGTTATTGATGATGGTGCTGGAATTAATCTTGAAAAGGTAAAGGAAAAAGCTGAACAAAAGGGCATAAATACAGATGGAATGTCAGATAATGATATTAAAAATCTTATTTTTGCACAAGGATTTAGTACAAATGAAGTTGTAACAGATATCTCTGGAAGAGGAGTTGGAATGGATGTTGTTAAGACAAAGATTGCAGCTCTTGGAGGAACAGTTGATCTTTATAGTGAAGAAGGAAAAGGTTCTACATTTACTATAAAACTCCCACTTACACTTCAGATAATTCAAGCGCTTTTAGTTAAAGTTGGAGAAGATACTTTAGCAATATCACTGGGATTTATCGATAGAGTAATAGACTATAAAGAAGAAAATATAAAGAGAACAAATGGAAAAGAAGTTATTGTTTATAGAGAAAATGTTATTCCACTTGTAAGATTAAATGAACGACTTAACATAGAATCTGGTGAAACAAACAAGAAATTTGTTATAATAGTTAATGTAGGAGATAAAACTATAGGTCTTTTAGTTGATTCACTTATGGGACAGCAGGAAATAGTAATAAAACCTTTAGGAAAGACATTAAAGAATCTTGATGAGTACATAGGTGCTACAATATTAGGCAATGGACTAGTTACATTAATTCTTGATGTGGGTGCACTATTATAG
- the cheB gene encoding chemotaxis-specific protein-glutamate methyltransferase CheB: MEKIKIIIVDNSAFMRKMIADIIESEPSLELIAKFGSGEDLLLKVDSYNPDIITLDANMRKLDGLSTLKELKKKGKNYPVIMLTSLTNEKSDSTLEYIENGAAGFVKKPNNQVSFDVNKLKISLLAEIMSIVNKKRINKQNKLNIKKIKTDGKIVQKSYNNIENNVKIEKRVLISSNIEAVVIGASTGGPKALQVVLPNLPNDLNVPVFVVQHMPANFTKAFAERLDKSCKMRVHEAEDGMMIEKNNIYIAKGGNHMVIKNKQMISLNDEPPIWGVKPAVDKLFNSASNIYKDRLLSVVLTGMGRDGANGTSTIKDNGGITISEDKSTCTIYGMPKAAYETGKVDYVLEIDKIAKTITSIVCDRR, from the coding sequence ATGGAAAAAATCAAAATAATTATTGTAGATAATTCTGCTTTTATGAGAAAAATGATTGCAGATATTATAGAGTCAGAACCTAGTTTAGAATTAATAGCTAAATTTGGATCTGGTGAGGATTTATTATTAAAAGTTGATTCGTATAATCCAGATATTATCACATTAGATGCGAATATGAGAAAACTTGATGGACTTTCTACGTTGAAAGAACTAAAGAAAAAGGGGAAGAATTATCCTGTAATAATGCTCACTAGCTTAACAAATGAAAAATCTGATTCTACACTTGAGTATATTGAAAATGGAGCTGCAGGTTTTGTAAAAAAACCAAATAATCAAGTTTCATTTGATGTAAATAAGTTAAAAATCAGTTTGCTTGCTGAAATTATGTCGATAGTAAATAAGAAAAGAATTAATAAACAAAATAAATTAAATATAAAAAAAATAAAAACTGATGGGAAAATAGTGCAAAAAAGCTATAATAATATTGAAAATAATGTTAAAATAGAGAAAAGAGTGTTAATTAGTTCAAATATAGAAGCTGTTGTCATAGGAGCTTCTACTGGAGGACCTAAAGCTCTGCAAGTAGTTTTACCTAATCTTCCAAATGATTTAAATGTCCCTGTATTTGTAGTTCAGCATATGCCAGCTAATTTTACAAAGGCTTTTGCTGAAAGACTAGATAAGTCGTGCAAAATGAGAGTACATGAAGCAGAAGATGGTATGATGATTGAAAAGAATAATATTTATATAGCTAAAGGTGGAAATCATATGGTGATTAAAAATAAACAAATGATTTCACTTAATGATGAGCCTCCGATATGGGGAGTAAAACCTGCAGTTGATAAGTTATTTAATTCAGCATCTAATATTTATAAGGATAGATTGTTATCTGTTGTCCTAACAGGAATGGGCAGAGATGGAGCAAATGGTACTTCTACTATAAAAGATAATGGTGGGATTACAATTTCAGAAGATAAATCTACATGTACAATATATGGAATGCCTAAAGCTGCATATGAAACTGGAAAGGTTGATTATGTATTAGAAATTGATAAAATAGCAAAGACAATAACAAGTATTGTATGTGATAGGAGGTAG
- a CDS encoding chemotaxis protein CheD: MNQLGEVKVGIADLNIVLAPDVIMTIGLGSCVGIALYDGIKKIAGLSHIMLPDSTQFKNVKNEMKFADSAVPLLLKKMELKGCRKQNIVAKIAGGASMFNFSDKSIISDIGKRNGEAVKKALEKENIRIIGEELGGNKGRTMILDSNSGRVTLNVVGQGTIEL; the protein is encoded by the coding sequence ATGAATCAATTGGGAGAGGTTAAAGTTGGAATTGCAGATTTAAATATAGTGCTTGCACCTGATGTTATAATGACAATCGGATTAGGATCATGTGTAGGTATAGCTTTATATGATGGAATAAAAAAGATTGCAGGTTTATCTCATATAATGTTACCAGATAGTACTCAGTTTAAAAATGTAAAAAATGAAATGAAATTTGCAGACTCAGCTGTTCCGCTTTTGCTTAAAAAAATGGAATTAAAAGGATGCAGAAAACAAAATATAGTAGCCAAGATAGCTGGCGGAGCATCTATGTTTAATTTTAGTGATAAGAGCATAATAAGTGATATAGGAAAAAGGAATGGAGAGGCTGTAAAAAAAGCACTTGAAAAAGAAAACATAAGAATTATTGGAGAGGAACTTGGAGGAAACAAAGGACGAACAATGATTTTAGATTCCAATAGTGGTAGAGTAACTTTAAATGTTGTCGGTCAGGGTACTATTGAATTATAA
- a CDS encoding response regulator, protein MAKVLIVDDAAFMRMMIKDILEKNGYEIVGEANNGIVACDLYKKEKPDVVTMDITMPDMDGIEAVKQIKAFDPNAKIVMCSAMGQQSMVMDAIKAGARDFIVKPFQADRVLEAIKKVVG, encoded by the coding sequence ATGGCGAAAGTATTAATTGTAGATGATGCAGCTTTTATGAGAATGATGATAAAGGATATCCTAGAAAAAAATGGATATGAAATAGTAGGAGAAGCTAATAATGGTATAGTAGCATGTGACTTATATAAGAAAGAGAAACCAGACGTAGTCACAATGGATATCACAATGCCTGATATGGATGGTATAGAAGCAGTAAAACAGATAAAAGCATTTGATCCTAATGCTAAGATAGTTATGTGTTCTGCCATGGGACAACAGTCAATGGTAATGGATGCAATAAAAGCAGGAGCAAGAGATTTTATCGTAAAACCTTTTCAAGCTGACAGAGTTTTAGAAGCAATAAAAAAAGTTGTAGGGTAA
- a CDS encoding chemotaxis protein CheW: protein MENTNMKILIFNLNKEYYATDIQNVERILGYETPTELPNAPYFVEGVINQEDSILPIIDISKEFKLSTDMHEKNCAKKIIVVKREKKKFGIVVNNVSEVKDVDEKLIEDAPEITKNSKREYIKGLIRFDKKIVILLDLEKLLSSGDEDKIFKGGRDESIGRG, encoded by the coding sequence ATGGAGAATACAAATATGAAGATTTTAATTTTTAATTTAAATAAGGAGTACTATGCAACAGATATACAAAATGTTGAAAGAATACTAGGATATGAAACTCCGACAGAGCTACCTAATGCTCCTTACTTTGTAGAAGGAGTAATAAATCAGGAAGACAGTATACTTCCTATAATAGATATTTCTAAGGAATTTAAATTATCAACAGATATGCATGAGAAAAATTGTGCAAAAAAAATAATAGTAGTTAAAAGAGAAAAAAAGAAATTTGGAATAGTGGTTAACAATGTTTCTGAAGTTAAAGATGTCGATGAAAAATTAATTGAAGATGCACCTGAAATTACAAAAAATTCAAAAAGGGAATATATAAAGGGACTTATAAGGTTTGATAAAAAGATAGTAATATTACTTGACTTAGAAAAACTTCTCTCAAGTGGAGATGAGGATAAAATCTTTAAAGGGGGAAGAGATGAATCAATTGGGAGAGGTTAA
- a CDS encoding HAD-IB family hydrolase codes for MKKIAIFDVDYTIIKKESLMQLILYIFKKNKTKYLKNLIIGAFSGILYLFKIYDERKVKEKTLSFLKGIKKQKIEKLSREFFKDVLKNILYKDALNMIRKLKKEGYEIYLITASPEFYMNQFYNINEVDKVIGTKFSYTDKDEFTGKMEGNNCKGEEKVLRLITYLTENNICVDFRKSYMFSDSLSDKPLLDMTGNSYLINFNRKSYFNVLKWK; via the coding sequence TTGAAGAAGATTGCTATATTTGATGTTGACTATACAATAATAAAAAAAGAATCATTAATGCAGCTTATTTTATACATCTTTAAAAAAAATAAGACTAAATATTTAAAAAATTTGATAATTGGTGCTTTTTCAGGAATCTTATACTTATTTAAGATATATGATGAAAGAAAAGTAAAAGAGAAAACATTATCTTTTTTAAAAGGAATTAAAAAACAAAAAATAGAAAAATTAAGTAGAGAATTTTTTAAAGATGTATTAAAAAATATATTATATAAAGATGCACTTAATATGATAAGAAAATTAAAAAAAGAGGGCTATGAAATTTATCTTATTACTGCATCTCCTGAATTTTATATGAATCAATTTTATAATATTAATGAAGTTGATAAAGTAATAGGAACTAAATTTTCATATACAGATAAGGATGAATTTACTGGGAAAATGGAAGGAAACAATTGTAAAGGTGAAGAAAAAGTATTAAGACTTATTACATATTTAACAGAAAATAATATATGTGTAGATTTTAGAAAGTCTTATATGTTTTCAGATTCCCTATCAGATAAACCGCTTCTTGATATGACGGGAAATTCATATTTGATAAACTTTAACAGAAAAAGTTACTTTAATGTGTTAAAATGGAAATGA
- a CDS encoding pyridoxal phosphate-dependent aminotransferase: MQLSKKAENINPSITLAITAKANELKSSGVDVASFGAGEPDFNTPQNIIDAAVKAMNEGKTKYAPTGGIAELKKTICEKFKKDNNLEYQQNQIIVSTGAKQCLADTFMAILNPKDEVLIPTPYWVSYPELVKLADGVPVIVNTSEANSFKYTLEDLEKSVSDKTKAILINSPNNPTGTVYSKDELQMIADFAKKHDLLIVADEIYEKLIYDEEKHISIASLNEDSYKRTIVINGVSKTYAMTGWRIGYAAADSKIIKLMTSIQSHMTSGANTIAQYAALAALNGPEDDLKRMVAEFDRRRRFMIDKLLKLNEISIIKPNGAFYIMVNIKAYLNTKFKDYNINTSVDFAKVLLEEEKVAVVPGAGFGNDDYIRLSYAASMETIVKGIERISVFLSKIK; the protein is encoded by the coding sequence ATGCAACTCTCAAAGAAAGCCGAAAATATTAATCCATCAATTACACTTGCAATTACTGCTAAAGCAAATGAACTTAAAAGTAGTGGGGTAGATGTAGCAAGTTTTGGTGCAGGAGAACCTGATTTTAATACTCCGCAGAATATAATAGATGCAGCGGTAAAGGCAATGAATGAAGGAAAAACAAAATACGCTCCAACAGGTGGAATTGCTGAACTTAAAAAAACTATATGCGAGAAATTTAAAAAGGACAATAACCTTGAATATCAGCAGAATCAAATAATCGTTTCAACTGGTGCAAAACAATGTCTTGCAGATACATTCATGGCAATATTAAATCCAAAAGATGAAGTGCTTATTCCAACACCATATTGGGTAAGTTATCCAGAACTTGTTAAACTTGCTGATGGAGTACCTGTTATAGTAAATACATCAGAAGCTAATAGTTTTAAATATACATTAGAGGATTTAGAAAAAAGTGTATCTGACAAAACAAAAGCTATTTTAATTAATAGCCCTAATAATCCTACAGGAACTGTATATTCTAAAGATGAACTTCAGATGATTGCAGATTTTGCTAAAAAACATGATTTATTAATAGTTGCAGATGAAATATATGAAAAACTTATATATGATGAAGAAAAACATATAAGCATAGCTTCATTAAATGAAGATTCATATAAGAGAACTATTGTAATAAATGGTGTTTCAAAGACTTATGCAATGACAGGATGGAGAATTGGATATGCAGCAGCAGATTCAAAAATAATAAAATTAATGACAAGCATTCAGAGTCACATGACATCCGGAGCAAATACAATAGCTCAATATGCAGCACTTGCAGCATTAAACGGACCTGAAGATGATTTAAAAAGGATGGTTGCTGAATTTGATAGAAGAAGACGTTTTATGATTGATAAATTATTAAAATTAAATGAGATTTCAATAATAAAACCTAATGGTGCTTTTTATATCATGGTTAATATAAAAGCATACCTAAATACTAAATTTAAAGATTATAACATAAATACATCTGTAGATTTTGCAAAAGTACTTTTAGAAGAAGAAAAAGTTGCAGTTGTTCCAGGTGCAGGTTTTGGTAATGATGATTATATAAGATTATCATATGCAGCTTCAATGGAAACAATAGTAAAAGGAATAGAAAGAATATCTGTATTTTTAAGCAAAATAAAGTAA
- a CDS encoding aminotransferase class IV, with protein MKSKVVYEVIRIINKKPLFLESHIKRMENSFKLINMEFPMEYEKIKKKIFDKIDAENLDNENIKLTYDVSEKKLDIFKIDHYYPSDDMYKNGVKTILYFGERENPNAKIINQNFRDKVTKEIEKNNAFEAVLIDRNGYITEGSKSNMFMIKGEKILTSPVKAVLPGVTRDEIIKAVKKAGLNVKEVEYSYKDIEKLDAMFISGTSPKVLPINELGDKKFDVNNSVLRKVIKAYDNAINTYLSNN; from the coding sequence ATGAAGAGCAAGGTAGTATATGAAGTAATAAGAATAATCAATAAAAAGCCATTGTTTTTAGAGAGCCATATAAAAAGGATGGAAAATTCTTTTAAACTTATAAATATGGAATTCCCAATGGAATATGAGAAAATTAAGAAAAAAATATTTGATAAAATCGATGCAGAAAATTTAGATAATGAAAATATAAAACTTACTTATGATGTATCAGAAAAAAAATTAGATATTTTTAAAATAGATCATTATTATCCTTCAGATGATATGTATAAAAATGGAGTAAAAACCATTCTATATTTTGGAGAAAGAGAAAATCCTAATGCTAAGATAATAAATCAAAATTTTAGAGATAAAGTTACAAAAGAGATAGAAAAAAATAATGCATTTGAAGCTGTTCTTATTGACAGAAATGGATATATAACAGAAGGCAGCAAATCAAATATGTTCATGATAAAAGGAGAGAAAATCTTAACATCACCTGTAAAAGCAGTTCTTCCAGGAGTTACAAGAGATGAAATAATTAAGGCTGTTAAAAAAGCAGGTTTAAATGTTAAGGAAGTAGAATATAGTTATAAAGATATAGAAAAACTTGATGCTATGTTCATTTCAGGGACATCACCTAAAGTTCTTCCAATAAATGAATTAGGAGATAAAAAATTTGATGTGAATAATTCTGTCTTAAGAAAAGTCATAAAAGCATATGATAATGCAATAAATACTTATTTGTCCAATAATTAG
- a CDS encoding protein-glutamate O-methyltransferase CheR: MDFNEFHKWVQRELGINLSAYKPEQLNRRINSIMTRNGISCLSDYTKAIKNEPVQKQKFLDFITINVTEFFRNPELFKQLQKLLKDELLVKNRNLKIWSAACSIGCEPYTIAMILNELTPHIKHTIIATDIDSTILKKAKKAEYTKNELKSTDDYYIKKYFNKEDNKYILNNSIKSMVTFKKQDLIMDQYEKEFDLIVCRNVVIYFNNDTKESIYRRFSQSLKKGGMLFVGATESIYNYKDYNFEKASTFIYKKI, encoded by the coding sequence ATGGATTTTAATGAATTTCATAAATGGGTACAGAGAGAACTTGGAATTAATCTTTCTGCATACAAACCAGAACAGCTTAATAGACGTATAAATAGCATAATGACGAGAAATGGAATAAGTTGTCTTTCTGATTATACTAAAGCTATAAAAAATGAGCCAGTTCAGAAACAAAAATTTCTTGATTTTATAACTATTAATGTAACTGAGTTTTTTAGAAATCCAGAACTATTTAAGCAACTTCAAAAACTACTTAAAGATGAATTATTAGTAAAAAACAGAAATTTAAAAATCTGGAGCGCGGCATGTTCTATAGGATGTGAGCCATATACTATTGCAATGATATTAAATGAACTTACACCACATATAAAACATACTATTATCGCTACTGATATAGACAGCACAATACTTAAGAAAGCTAAAAAAGCTGAATACACAAAAAATGAGTTAAAATCAACAGATGATTATTACATAAAAAAATATTTTAATAAAGAAGATAATAAATACATTTTGAACAATTCAATTAAGTCAATGGTTACATTTAAGAAGCAAGATCTTATAATGGATCAGTATGAAAAAGAATTTGATCTTATTGTCTGTAGAAATGTAGTTATATATTTTAATAATGATACAAAAGAAAGTATCTATAGAAGATTTTCACAGTCTTTAAAAAAAGGCGGAATGCTATTTGTAGGAGCAACTGAAAGTATTTACAACTATAAAGATTATAATTTTGAAAAAGCTTCTACATTTATTTATAAAAAAATATAA